One genomic region from Rattus norvegicus strain BN/NHsdMcwi chromosome 10, GRCr8, whole genome shotgun sequence encodes:
- the Leap2 gene encoding liver-expressed antimicrobial peptide 2 precursor, giving the protein MLQLKLFAVLLTCLLLLGQAQSSPVPELSSAKRTRRMTPFWRGVSLRPIGASCRDDSECITRLCKRRRCSLSVAQE; this is encoded by the exons ATGCTACAGCTAAAACTCTTTGCAGTGCTTCTGACTTGCCTGCTGCTGCTGGGCCAG GCCCAAAGCTCCCCAGTACCAGAACTGAGTTCAGCAAAGAGAACCCGGAGAATGACCCCATTTTGGAGAGGGGTTTCCCTCAGACCCATTGGTGCCTCATGTCGGGATGATTCGGAGTGTATCACAAGACTATGCAA AAGACGACGCTGTTCCCTGAGTGTGGCCCAGGAGTGA
- the Gdf9 gene encoding growth/differentiation factor 9 precursor (The RefSeq protein has 2 substitutions compared to this genomic sequence), with translation MAFPSRFLLGVCCFAWLCLLISLSSQASTGESQAGASENLESEADPWSLLLPVDGTDRSGLLPPLFKVLSDRRSETPKLQPDSRALYYMKKLYKTYATKEGVPKPSRSHLYNTVRLFSPCAQQEQAPSNQMTGPLPMVDLLFNLDRVTAMEHLLKSVLLYTLNNSAASSSTVTCVCDLVVKEPMSSSKATPRAPYSFTLRKHRWIEMDVTSLLQPLVASSERSIHLSVNFTCTRDQAPENGTFNMPLSVPPSLILYLNDTSTQAYHSWQSLQSTQRHSQHPGQDSVTTRPVEEEATEVERSPRHRRGQKTLSSETKKPLTASFNLSEYFRQFLFPQNECELHDFRLSFSQLKWDNWIVAPHRYNPRYCKGDCPRAVRHRYGSPVHTMVQNIIYEKLDPSVPRPSCVPGKYSPLSVLTIEPDGSIAYKEYEDMIATRCTCR, from the exons ATGGCATTTCCCAGCAGATTCCTGTTGGGGGTTTGCTGCTTTGCCTGGCTGTGTCTTCTTATTAGCCTTAGCTCTCAGGCTTCCACGGGAGAATCCCAGGCTGGAGCCAGTGAAAATTTGGAGTCTGAGGCAGACCCCTGGTCCTTGCTGTTGCCTGTAGATGGGACTGACAGGTCTGGCCTCTTGCCCCCCCTCTTCAAGGTTCTCTCTGATAGGCGAGGTGAGACCCCTAAGCTGCAGCCTGACTCCAGAGCTCTCTACTACATGAAAAAGCTCTATAAGACGTATGCTACCAAAGAGGGGGTTCCTAAACCCAGCAGAAGTCACCTCTACAATACCGTCCGGCTCTTCAGCCCCTGTGCCCAGCAGGAGCAGGCTCCCAGCAACCAGATGACAG GACCCCTGCCAATGGTGGACCTGCTATTTAACCTGGACCGGGTGACTGCCATGGAACACTTACTCAAATCGGTCTTGCTATACACTCTGAACAACTCCGCTGCTTCCTCCTCCACTGTGACCTGTGTGTGTGACCTTGTGGTAAAGGAGCCCATGTCTTCCAGCAAGGCTACCCCAAGAGCGCCATACTCATTTACCCTGAGGAAACACAGGTGGATTGAGATGGATGTGACCTCCCTCCTTCAGCCCCTGGTGGCCTCAAGCGAGAGGAGCATTCACCTATCTGTCAATTTTACATGCACAAGAGACCAGGCCCCAGAGAATGGAACGTTTAATATGCCTCTCTCAGTGCCGCCCTCGCTCATCTTGTATCTCAATGACACGAGTACCCAGGCCTACCATTCCTGGCAGTCCCTTCAGTCCACCCAGAGGCATTCACAGCATCCCGGCCAGGGCAGTGTGACTACCcgtcctgtggaagaggaggctacTGAGGTAGAAAGATCTCCTCGGCACCGTCGGGGACAGAAAACCCTCAGCTCAGAAACAAAGAAGCCACTTACAGCATCCTTCAATCTCAGTGAATACTTCAGACAGTTTCTTTTCCCTCAAAACGAGTGTGAACTCCATGATTTCAGACTGAGTTTTAGTCAGCTCAAATGGGACAACTGGATCGTGGCCCCGCACAGATACAACCCTAGGTACTGTAAAGGGGACTGTCCCCGGGCAGTCAGGCATCGGTACGGCTCTCCTGTGCACACCATGGTCCAGAATATCATCTATGAGAAGCTAGACCCCTCAGTGCCAAGGCCTTCATGTGTGCCCGGCAAATACAGCCCCTTGAGCGTGTTGACCATTGAACCCGATGGCTCCATTGCTTACAAAGAGTACGAAGATATGATAGCTACAAGGTGCACCTGTCGTTAG
- the Gdf9 gene encoding growth/differentiation factor 9 isoform X1, whose protein sequence is MKKLYKTYATKEGVPKPSRSHLYNTVRLFSPCAQQEQAPSNQMTGPLPMVDLLFNLDRVTAMEHLLKSVLLYTLNNSAASSSTVTCVCDLVVKEPMSSSKATPRAPYSFTLRKHRWIEMDVTSLLQPLVASSERSIHLSVNFTCTRDQAPENGTFNMPLSVPPSLILYLNDTSTQAYHSWQSLQSTQRHSQHPGQGSVTTRPVEEEATEVERSPRHRRGQKTLSSETKKPLTASFNLSEYFRQFLFPQNECELHDFRLSFSQLKWDNWIVAPHRYNPRYCKGDCPRAVRHRYGSPVHTMVQNIIYEKLDPSVPRPSCVPGKYSPLSVLTIEPDGSIAYKEYEDMIATRCTCR, encoded by the exons ATGAAAAAGCTCTATAAGACGTATGCTACCAAAGAGGGGGTTCCTAAACCCAGCAGAAGTCACCTCTACAATACCGTCCGGCTCTTCAGCCCCTGTGCCCAGCAGGAGCAGGCTCCCAGCAACCAGATGACAG GACCCCTGCCAATGGTGGACCTGCTATTTAACCTGGACCGGGTGACTGCCATGGAACACTTACTCAAATCGGTCTTGCTATACACTCTGAACAACTCCGCTGCTTCCTCCTCCACTGTGACCTGTGTGTGTGACCTTGTGGTAAAGGAGCCCATGTCTTCCAGCAAGGCTACCCCAAGAGCGCCATACTCATTTACCCTGAGGAAACACAGGTGGATTGAGATGGATGTGACCTCCCTCCTTCAGCCCCTGGTGGCCTCAAGCGAGAGGAGCATTCACCTATCTGTCAATTTTACATGCACAAGAGACCAGGCCCCAGAGAATGGAACGTTTAATATGCCTCTCTCAGTGCCGCCCTCGCTCATCTTGTATCTCAATGACACGAGTACCCAGGCCTACCATTCCTGGCAGTCCCTTCAGTCCACCCAGAGGCATTCACAGCATCCCGGCCAGGGCAGTGTGACTACCcgtcctgtggaagaggaggctacTGAGGTAGAAAGATCTCCTCGGCACCGTCGGGGACAGAAAACCCTCAGCTCAGAAACAAAGAAGCCACTTACAGCATCCTTCAATCTCAGTGAATACTTCAGACAGTTTCTTTTCCCTCAAAACGAGTGTGAACTCCATGATTTCAGACTGAGTTTTAGTCAGCTCAAATGGGACAACTGGATCGTGGCCCCGCACAGATACAACCCTAGGTACTGTAAAGGGGACTGTCCCCGGGCAGTCAGGCATCGGTACGGCTCTCCTGTGCACACCATGGTCCAGAATATCATCTATGAGAAGCTAGACCCCTCAGTGCCAAGGCCTTCATGTGTGCCCGGCAAATACAGCCCCTTGAGCGTGTTGACCATTGAACCCGATGGCTCCATTGCTTACAAAGAGTACGAAGATATGATAGCTACAAGGTGCACCTGTCGTTAG
- the Uqcrq gene encoding cytochrome b-c1 complex subunit 8 isoform X1, with product MGREFGNLTRIRHVISYSLSPFEQRAFPHYFSKGIPNVLRRTRERILRVAPPFVLFYLIYTWGNQEFAQSKRKNPAKYENDK from the exons ATGGGCCGCGAGTTTGGGAACCTGACGCGGATACGGCATGTGATCTCCTACAGCTTGTCGCCCTTTGAGCAGCGCGCCTTCCCGCACTATTTCAGCAAAGGCATCCCCAACGTGCTGCGCCGCACTCGCGAGCGCATCCTGCGCGTGGCGCCGC CATTTGTACTGTTCTATCTGATCTACACATGGGGCAACCAGGAGTTTGCGCAGTCCAAACGGAAGAATCCAGCTAAGTACGAGAATGACAAGTGA